In Aquabacterium sp. OR-4, the DNA window TACACCGGCATCCCACCCCTGCCCGACCCCGACGACTGGCCTTTCATCGGCGCCGCGCAAGCGGCTGCCTGCCCGTTGATCACAGGCAACCTGAAGCACTTTCCGCCGGGGTTGGGGGTGAGGGTCATGACGGCGAGGGAGTGGGTGGACTCAATCGGCGCTGTCTGAATCCATGGCCGGCACCGCCAAGGCGCCGATGCCGGCGAACAGCCCCCCACCCAGCAAGCTGCTGCGACCCAGCGCCACGGGGCCTGCAATTGGCGTGGGGAACGCGAGCCGCAGGCGTGCCTGCAGCCCACGGCCAGGCACGCCGCACGCGCTCAGCACCGTCACCTGCGGCCGGGGCAGGTGGCAGCGCATGCACTCGGCCAGCACATCCGCCGCCAGCGCCTCGGTGGCACTGGCCTTGCGCCGATGGCGCGTAACGTCGTACGGCGTGACCGATTCCCAAACGCTGGCGGCGGCAAGCAACGGGTCGTCACCGCGTGCCAACACACCGGTTTGCACGGCATGGCGGCCCGCGGCGCCGGCGCGCAGGTCAGTCAGCCCTTGCAGCGCCTGTTGCAGAACCACCAGATGCTCACGCTCGCGTGCGAACGCGTGCCGCCGCTCCAGCCTGTGCGGCGCCAACACCACCCAACGTTGCCGTGGGCCGTCCCAATGAAAGGCCAGATGCCGTGAGGGTTCAGCATCGGGCGCGGTGCTGTCCGAAGCATGGCCGCTGAAGTAGGCGTTCAAGGCAGCCCGAGCGGACGAACCCAGCACATCGCTGACCCGCGCCATCACCGCGCGGCGCAGGGCACGGGCCAGGTCCAGCGCAAGCTCCGGCGGCGCGCCGGCCGCTCCTTCGGCCAGCTGCACCACGGCGATGCCGTCGCTCACAGCGCCAGTCCAGGCGGCCGGATCGGTGAGCAAGCCTGCAACCCGATTCGACGGTGCCAACACGCCCAGGCCCAGGAAGCGTCCGTCACCAATGGCCAATGGCCCGCTGACCGGGCGGTCAAAGCACAAGGCCACATGCCACAGGCGCTCTTTGGCAAAGCGCGAGCCTTCGGCAAAGGGCTCGGAACGTTTGCCGTGCGCGGTGAACGGCTCGCGCTGCACGCGCACCTGCACGGCCAGGGCCGGCACGCCCGCATGGCGCAAGGCGCGGTGCACCGCGGCCACGGCGCGGCCTTCCTCGGCCAAACGCTCGTCGGCGCGCTTGGCCTCGGCTGCGTCCTTGTGCCGAGCCGGGTCGATGCGTCGGCGGGCGGCTGCCTCGGGCAGGGCCAAGGGCGTGACAGACTGCCAGTGCTGAGAGGGCACGGTGTAGTGCGCCAACATGACGGCC includes these proteins:
- the csb2 gene encoding type I-G CRISPR-associated protein Csb2, with product MTRHLLIAVHLHADGMGTARYHGMHQGAPEWPPAPARIFQAMVAGVARGHNLPEPVVPGLRWLEALPPPVIAAPRHTVGQAVALYVPNNDADAVADPSDVSSIRTAKQVQPSLFNAAQPLLYAWRLPEGDCPEQAMVDSAHAVYQLGRGVDMAWADARVLPEDELQTVLLHYRGIVHQPSSDTRAGRNLPCPMPGALDSLVLRHRAPRLRVEGVGKKARVLFTNAPKPRFASVSYAPSRRLALYDLRAHGTTKPWPWPWPQHRAAALVENVRDAAADRLRQALPDAAEAIERSLIGRAADGSGGVPLAQRVHIVPLPSIGSVHADQAIRRVLVEIPGGCPLAAEDLDWAFSGLQAIDGDTGEVAPWMLTRSDQAVMLAHYTVPSQHWQSVTPLALPEAAARRRIDPARHKDAAEAKRADERLAEEGRAVAAVHRALRHAGVPALAVQVRVQREPFTAHGKRSEPFAEGSRFAKERLWHVALCFDRPVSGPLAIGDGRFLGLGVLAPSNRVAGLLTDPAAWTGAVSDGIAVVQLAEGAAGAPPELALDLARALRRAVMARVSDVLGSSARAALNAYFSGHASDSTAPDAEPSRHLAFHWDGPRQRWVVLAPHRLERRHAFAREREHLVVLQQALQGLTDLRAGAAGRHAVQTGVLARGDDPLLAAASVWESVTPYDVTRHRRKASATEALAADVLAECMRCHLPRPQVTVLSACGVPGRGLQARLRLAFPTPIAGPVALGRSSLLGGGLFAGIGALAVPAMDSDSAD